One stretch of Enterobacter sp. RHBSTW-00994 DNA includes these proteins:
- a CDS encoding DUF2002 family protein — MYLRPDEVARVLEKAGFTVDAVTQKAYGYRRGENYVYVNREARMGRTALIIHPTLKDRSLSFAEPASDIKTCDHYQQFPLYLGGERHEHYGIPHGFSSRMALERFLKGLFGEPQ; from the coding sequence ATGTATTTACGACCTGATGAGGTGGCGCGCGTTCTTGAAAAAGCGGGATTTACCGTGGATGCTGTGACACAAAAAGCCTATGGCTATCGCCGCGGTGAGAATTATGTTTACGTTAACCGTGAAGCGCGAATGGGGCGTACGGCTCTCATTATTCATCCTACGCTGAAAGACAGAAGTCTCTCATTTGCTGAACCTGCCTCGGATATTAAAACCTGCGATCATTATCAGCAATTCCCGCTCTATTTAGGCGGAGAAAGGCATGAACATTATGGTATTCCGCACGGTTTCAGCTCTCGCATGGCGCTGGAGCGTTTTCTGAAGGGATTGTTTGGCGAACCGCAGTAA
- a CDS encoding DUF883 domain-containing protein yields MFNRPNRNDINDDAQDIRNDVSQLADTLEDVLKSLGSDAKDEADAAKRKAQSLLRETRARMNGRSRPTQAACDAIGCANTFVRERPLCALGTVAAVGIVVGALLSLRK; encoded by the coding sequence ATGTTTAACAGACCGAACCGAAACGATATTAACGACGACGCCCAGGATATTCGTAATGATGTCAGTCAACTAGCGGATACACTTGAGGATGTACTGAAGTCTCTGGGTTCAGATGCGAAGGACGAAGCAGATGCCGCAAAACGTAAGGCTCAGTCTCTGCTGCGTGAAACCCGGGCACGAATGAATGGACGTTCACGCCCCACTCAGGCCGCTTGCGATGCGATCGGCTGCGCAAATACCTTCGTCCGGGAGAGGCCGCTCTGTGCACTCGGGACGGTCGCGGCTGTAGGTATTGTGGTAGGCGCTCTGCTCAGCCTGAGAAAGTAA
- the nrdE gene encoding class 1b ribonucleoside-diphosphate reductase subunit alpha, with translation MATTTAERVIQGTGDYHALNAMLNLYDREGRIQFGKDHDAVDAFFAAHVLPNSMTFASQEQRLDYLVAEGYYEERVLTRYDRAFVVKLFAHAHASGFRFQTFLGAWKYYTSYTLKTFDGKRYLEHFEDRTVMVALTLAQGDEHLAQQLTNEILSGRFQPATPTFLNCGKAQRGELVSCFLLRIEDNMESIGRAVNSALQLSKRGGGVAFLLSNLREAGAPIKRIENQSSGVIPVMKMLEDAFSYANQLGARQGAGAVYLHAHHPDILRFLDTKRENADEKIRIKTLSLGVVIPDITFALAKENAGMALFSPYDIERIYGKPFGDVAISELYDELVADDRIRKKYINARDFFQTLAEIQFESGYPYIMYEDTVNRANPIAGRINMSNLCSEILQVNSASTFDENLDYADIGKDISCNLGSLNIAHTMDSPDFGRTVETAIRGLTAVSDMSHIRSVPSIEAGNATSHAIGLGQMNLHGYLAREGIAYGSPEGLDFTNLYFYTITWHALNTSMKLARERNQRFVGFEQSRYASGEYFSQYLENDWQPKTEKVRALFAHAGITLPTRDMWQQLRDDVMRYGIYNQNLQAVPPTGSISYINHATSSIHPIVSKIEIRKEGKTGRVYYPAPFMTNENLALYQDAYEIGPEKIIDTYAQATRHVDQGLSLTLFFPDTATTRDINKAQIYAWKKGIKTLYYIRLRQLALEGTEIEGCVSCAL, from the coding sequence TTGGCAACGACAACCGCAGAACGTGTAATTCAGGGAACCGGGGATTACCACGCCCTGAACGCCATGCTTAACCTCTACGATCGTGAGGGGCGTATTCAGTTCGGGAAAGATCATGACGCGGTGGACGCCTTTTTTGCCGCCCATGTTTTGCCTAACAGCATGACATTTGCCAGTCAGGAGCAACGCCTCGACTATCTGGTCGCTGAAGGTTACTACGAAGAACGCGTGCTGACGCGCTATGACCGCGCCTTCGTGGTGAAGCTGTTCGCGCACGCGCATGCCAGTGGTTTTCGTTTCCAGACCTTCCTTGGTGCGTGGAAATATTACACCAGCTACACGCTGAAAACGTTCGACGGGAAACGCTATCTGGAACACTTTGAGGATCGTACCGTGATGGTCGCGCTGACGCTGGCGCAGGGTGACGAACACCTGGCACAACAACTGACGAACGAGATCCTCAGTGGGCGTTTTCAGCCTGCGACACCCACCTTCCTCAACTGCGGTAAAGCCCAGCGCGGCGAGCTGGTATCATGTTTCCTGCTTCGTATTGAAGACAATATGGAATCAATTGGTCGCGCGGTGAACTCGGCGTTGCAGCTTTCTAAACGTGGCGGTGGCGTGGCATTTTTGCTCTCGAATCTGCGTGAAGCGGGTGCGCCGATTAAGCGCATCGAAAACCAGTCCTCTGGGGTGATCCCGGTGATGAAGATGCTGGAAGATGCTTTTTCATATGCCAATCAGCTTGGCGCACGTCAGGGTGCAGGCGCGGTCTATCTGCATGCACATCACCCGGATATCCTTCGTTTTCTGGACACCAAACGCGAAAATGCCGACGAAAAAATCCGCATCAAAACGCTGTCGCTTGGTGTGGTGATCCCGGATATTACGTTTGCGTTGGCGAAAGAAAATGCCGGGATGGCGCTGTTCTCACCTTACGATATTGAGCGCATTTACGGTAAACCGTTCGGCGATGTGGCGATTAGCGAGCTGTATGACGAGCTGGTTGCTGATGATCGTATCCGCAAAAAATATATCAACGCCCGTGATTTCTTCCAGACGCTTGCCGAGATCCAGTTTGAATCTGGCTACCCGTACATCATGTATGAAGATACGGTAAATCGCGCCAACCCGATTGCCGGGCGTATCAATATGAGCAACCTGTGCTCGGAGATTTTGCAGGTCAACAGCGCGTCGACCTTTGACGAGAACCTCGATTACGCGGACATCGGCAAAGATATCTCCTGTAACCTCGGTTCGCTGAACATCGCCCATACAATGGATTCACCCGATTTTGGCCGCACGGTAGAAACAGCCATTCGTGGGCTGACAGCAGTCTCTGACATGAGCCATATCCGCAGCGTGCCGTCGATTGAAGCGGGCAATGCCACCTCACACGCCATCGGACTGGGACAGATGAACCTGCATGGCTATCTGGCCCGCGAAGGTATTGCCTATGGCAGCCCGGAAGGGCTGGATTTCACCAACCTCTATTTTTACACCATTACCTGGCATGCCCTGAATACCTCAATGAAGCTGGCGCGAGAGCGCAACCAGCGTTTTGTCGGTTTTGAGCAGTCACGCTATGCCAGTGGTGAATATTTCAGCCAGTACCTGGAAAATGACTGGCAGCCGAAAACAGAGAAGGTCCGGGCGCTGTTTGCCCATGCAGGAATAACCCTCCCGACCCGCGATATGTGGCAACAACTGCGCGATGACGTGATGCGTTACGGCATTTATAACCAGAACCTGCAAGCCGTACCGCCGACGGGGTCGATCTCGTATATCAACCACGCCACATCAAGCATTCACCCGATAGTGTCGAAAATTGAGATCCGCAAGGAGGGTAAAACCGGCCGCGTTTACTACCCTGCCCCATTTATGACTAACGAGAACCTGGCGCTGTATCAGGATGCCTACGAAATCGGCCCGGAAAAAATCATTGATACCTATGCACAAGCCACAAGACATGTTGATCAGGGGCTGTCGTTGACGCTCTTCTTCCCGGATACCGCCACCACGCGCGATATCAACAAGGCGCAAATCTATGCCTGGAAAAAAGGTATCAAAACGCTGTACTACATTCGCCTGCGCCAGCTTGCGCTGGAAGGTACTGAAATCGAAGGCTGCGTGTCCTGCGCGCTGTAA
- the alaE gene encoding L-alanine exporter AlaE, whose protein sequence is MFSPQSRLRHAVADTFAMVVYCSVVNMLIEIFLSGMSFEQSLSSRLVAIPVNILIAWPYGFYRDAIMRVARRISPSGWMKNLADVLAYVTFQSPVYVAILLTVGADWHQIAAAVSSNIVVSMLMGVVYGYFLDYCRRLFKVSQYNHVKA, encoded by the coding sequence ATGTTCTCACCGCAGTCTCGCCTGCGCCATGCAGTAGCGGATACATTCGCGATGGTTGTCTACTGTTCCGTTGTGAACATGCTGATCGAAATATTCCTCTCCGGAATGTCCTTCGAGCAATCACTTTCCTCTCGGCTTGTTGCCATCCCGGTGAACATCCTTATTGCATGGCCTTACGGATTTTACCGCGACGCCATCATGCGCGTTGCCCGTCGTATCAGCCCATCCGGCTGGATGAAGAACCTGGCCGACGTTCTGGCGTACGTCACTTTCCAGTCTCCCGTTTATGTGGCGATTTTACTGACTGTAGGTGCTGACTGGCATCAAATCGCGGCTGCGGTAAGTTCAAATATCGTTGTTTCAATGTTGATGGGGGTGGTTTACGGTTATTTTCTCGACTATTGTCGCCGCCTGTTCAAGGTCAGCCAGTACAACCACGTCAAAGCATGA
- the nrdH gene encoding glutaredoxin-like protein NrdH, which yields MEIRIMRITIYTRNDCVQCHATKRAMESRGVEFEMVNVDLAPDAADTLRAQGFRQLPVVIAGETSWSGFRPDMINRLSSQATSA from the coding sequence ATGGAAATACGAATCATGCGCATTACTATTTACACTCGTAACGATTGTGTCCAGTGCCACGCCACCAAACGCGCGATGGAAAGCCGTGGCGTCGAGTTTGAGATGGTGAACGTGGATTTAGCGCCAGATGCCGCAGACACTCTGCGAGCACAAGGGTTTCGTCAGCTCCCGGTGGTTATCGCAGGCGAAACCAGTTGGTCAGGTTTCCGCCCGGATATGATTAACCGCCTCTCCAGCCAGGCCACAAGTGCATGA
- the nrdF gene encoding class 1b ribonucleoside-diphosphate reductase subunit beta translates to MKLSRVSAVNWNKIQDDKDLEVWNRLTSNFWLPEKVPLSNDIPAWQTLSDAEQQLTIRVFTGLTLLDTIQNTVGAPALMADSLTPHEEAVMSNISFMEAVHARSYSSIFSTLCQTKDVDAAYSWSEECESLQRKAQLVLEYYQADEPLKKKIASVFLESFLFYSGFWLPMYWSSRGKLTNTADLIRLIIRDEAVHGYYIGYKYQKGLEKISEEKRETLKGFALDLLMDLYDNELRYTESLYAGTSWEEDVKAFLCYNANKALMNLGYEALFPPEMAEVNPAILAALSPNADENHDFFSGSGSSYVMGKAVETEDEDWDF, encoded by the coding sequence ATGAAACTGTCACGCGTATCTGCCGTTAACTGGAATAAGATCCAGGACGATAAAGACCTGGAGGTCTGGAATCGTCTGACCAGTAATTTCTGGCTGCCGGAAAAAGTCCCGCTGTCCAACGATATTCCAGCCTGGCAAACGTTAAGCGACGCCGAGCAACAGCTAACAATCCGTGTTTTCACCGGGCTGACATTGCTGGACACCATTCAGAATACCGTCGGCGCTCCCGCGCTGATGGCGGATTCGCTCACGCCGCACGAAGAAGCCGTGATGTCGAACATCAGTTTTATGGAAGCGGTGCACGCCCGCTCTTACAGTTCGATTTTCTCCACATTGTGCCAGACCAAAGATGTTGATGCGGCATATAGCTGGAGTGAAGAGTGCGAATCGTTGCAGCGTAAAGCGCAGCTGGTACTGGAGTATTATCAGGCTGACGAGCCGCTGAAAAAGAAAATTGCCAGCGTGTTTCTGGAATCCTTCCTTTTCTATTCTGGCTTCTGGTTGCCAATGTACTGGTCGAGCCGTGGCAAACTGACCAACACGGCCGATTTGATTCGCCTGATCATTCGTGATGAAGCGGTTCACGGCTATTATATTGGCTACAAATATCAGAAAGGGCTGGAGAAAATAAGCGAAGAAAAACGTGAAACGCTAAAAGGTTTTGCACTGGATTTGCTGATGGATCTCTATGATAACGAACTGCGTTATACCGAATCGCTTTATGCCGGAACCAGCTGGGAAGAGGATGTTAAAGCCTTCCTCTGCTACAACGCCAACAAAGCCCTGATGAACCTGGGTTACGAGGCGCTATTCCCGCCGGAAATGGCCGAAGTGAACCCGGCAATACTGGCCGCCCTGTCCCCCAACGCTGACGAAAATCACGATTTCTTCTCCGGTTCAGGTTCATCTTATGTGATGGGAAAAGCGGTGGAGACTGAGGATGAGGATTGGGATTTTTAA
- the proX gene encoding glycine betaine/L-proline ABC transporter substrate-binding protein ProX, giving the protein MRHSVLFATAFATLVSTSTFAADLPGKGVTVQPVQSTISEETFQTLIVSRALEKLGYTVNTPSEVDYNVGYTSIASGDATFTAVNWQPLHDDMYAAAGGDKKFYREGTFVSGAAQGYLIDKKTADQYHITNIEQLKDPRIAKLFDTNGDGKADMMGCSPGWGCEAVINHQNKAYDLAKTVDVSHGNYSAMMADTIARFKEGKPVIYYTWTPYWVSDVLKPGKDVVWLQVPFSSLPGEQKDIDTKLANGMNYGFPVNTMHIVANKAWAEKNPAAAKLFSVMRLPLADINAQNAMMHEGKSSEADINGHVDGWIKAHQQQFDGWVKAALDAQK; this is encoded by the coding sequence ATGCGACATAGCGTACTTTTTGCCACAGCGTTTGCCACCCTTGTCTCTACCAGCACATTTGCTGCCGACTTGCCTGGCAAAGGCGTGACCGTTCAACCGGTCCAGAGCACCATTTCCGAAGAGACCTTCCAGACGCTGATCGTCAGCCGCGCACTGGAAAAACTGGGCTATACGGTCAACACGCCAAGTGAAGTGGATTACAACGTGGGCTACACCTCGATTGCTTCCGGTGATGCCACCTTTACCGCCGTGAACTGGCAGCCGCTGCATGATGATATGTATGCAGCAGCCGGTGGCGACAAGAAGTTTTATCGCGAAGGCACTTTCGTGAGCGGCGCTGCACAGGGTTATCTGATCGACAAGAAAACCGCTGACCAGTACCACATCACTAATATTGAGCAGTTGAAAGATCCCAGAATCGCCAAACTGTTCGATACCAATGGTGACGGTAAAGCCGACATGATGGGTTGTTCACCGGGATGGGGCTGTGAAGCGGTGATTAACCACCAGAATAAAGCCTACGACCTGGCAAAAACGGTGGACGTGAGCCACGGTAACTACTCCGCGATGATGGCGGACACTATCGCCCGCTTTAAAGAAGGCAAACCGGTTATCTATTACACCTGGACACCGTACTGGGTGAGTGACGTGCTGAAGCCAGGGAAAGATGTGGTGTGGCTGCAAGTTCCGTTCTCTTCGCTGCCTGGTGAACAGAAAGATATCGACACCAAACTGGCCAATGGCATGAACTATGGTTTCCCGGTCAATACGATGCATATCGTGGCGAACAAAGCCTGGGCAGAGAAAAACCCGGCGGCGGCGAAACTGTTCTCGGTGATGAGACTGCCACTGGCGGATATCAACGCCCAGAACGCCATGATGCATGAAGGTAAATCCTCAGAAGCCGACATCAATGGCCATGTTGACGGCTGGATCAAAGCCCACCAGCAGCAATTTGATGGTTGGGTGAAAGCCGCACTGGACGCACAGAAGTAA
- the proW gene encoding glycine betaine/L-proline ABC transporter permease ProW, whose protein sequence is MADQSNPWGTTEAADSAAQSADTWGSSAPAPTDGGAADWLNSAPAPAPEHFNIMDPFHKTLIPLDSWVTEGIDWVVTHFRPVFQGIRVPVDYILNGFQQLMLGMPAPVAIILFALIAWQFGSAGMGIATLVSLIAIGAIGAWSQAMITLALVLTALLFCVVIGLPLGIWLARSPRAAKIIRPLLDAMQTTPAFVYLVPIVMLFGIGNVPGVVVTIIFALPPIVRLTILGINQVPADLIEASRSFGASPRQMLFKVQLPLAMPTIMAGVNQTLMLALSMVVIASMIAVGGLGQMVLRGIGRLDMGLATVGGVGIVILAIILDRLTQAVGRDSRSRGNRRWYTTGPVGLITRLCSK, encoded by the coding sequence ATGGCTGATCAATCTAATCCGTGGGGAACCACAGAGGCAGCGGACAGCGCTGCACAATCTGCTGATACATGGGGAAGTTCTGCCCCAGCACCAACCGATGGCGGAGCGGCCGACTGGCTCAATAGCGCACCCGCGCCAGCGCCTGAACATTTCAACATTATGGACCCGTTCCATAAAACGCTGATCCCACTGGATAGCTGGGTCACAGAAGGGATTGACTGGGTAGTGACACACTTCCGCCCGGTGTTCCAGGGTATTCGCGTACCCGTGGATTACATCCTGAACGGTTTCCAGCAGTTGATGCTGGGTATGCCAGCTCCCGTTGCCATCATCCTGTTTGCCCTGATTGCCTGGCAGTTTGGTAGCGCAGGAATGGGTATCGCCACTCTGGTGTCCCTGATTGCGATCGGTGCAATCGGTGCATGGTCGCAGGCGATGATCACGCTGGCGCTGGTACTCACCGCCCTGCTGTTCTGCGTGGTGATCGGCTTGCCGCTGGGTATCTGGCTGGCGAGAAGTCCACGAGCGGCGAAGATCATTCGACCGCTGCTGGACGCCATGCAGACCACCCCGGCGTTTGTCTACCTGGTTCCGATTGTCATGCTATTCGGTATCGGTAACGTACCGGGCGTGGTCGTGACCATTATCTTTGCCCTGCCACCGATTGTTCGTCTGACCATTCTGGGGATCAACCAGGTTCCGGCAGATCTCATTGAAGCTTCACGTTCATTCGGCGCAAGCCCGCGTCAGATGTTGTTTAAAGTTCAGTTACCACTGGCCATGCCCACCATTATGGCGGGCGTTAATCAGACGCTGATGCTTGCCCTCTCCATGGTAGTGATCGCCTCGATGATCGCCGTTGGCGGGCTTGGCCAGATGGTACTGCGCGGTATTGGTCGTCTCGATATGGGGCTGGCCACCGTAGGTGGCGTAGGGATCGTGATCCTCGCCATTATTCTTGACCGCCTGACGCAGGCTGTCGGTCGTGACTCACGCAGTCGCGGCAACCGTCGCTGGTACACCACCGGCCCCGTCGGGTTGATTACCCGCCTCTGCTCTAAATAA
- the nrdI gene encoding class Ib ribonucleoside-diphosphate reductase assembly flavoprotein NrdI, which translates to MSCLVYFSSSSENTLRFIERVGLPAVRIPLNERERIQVDEPYILVVPSYGGGGTAGAVPRQVIRFLNNPHNRALIRGVIAAGNRNFGDAFCRAGDVISQKCGVPYLYRFELMGTQQDVENVRKGVNEFWQRQPQNV; encoded by the coding sequence ATGAGTTGCCTGGTCTACTTCTCCAGCAGCTCGGAAAACACGCTTCGGTTTATTGAACGTGTCGGGCTGCCTGCAGTACGGATCCCGCTAAATGAGCGCGAACGTATTCAGGTAGACGAACCTTACATTCTGGTTGTTCCCAGCTATGGCGGTGGTGGAACGGCGGGAGCAGTACCTCGCCAGGTGATCCGCTTTCTTAATAATCCACATAACCGGGCGTTGATCCGCGGCGTTATCGCGGCAGGCAATCGCAACTTTGGCGATGCATTTTGCCGCGCCGGGGATGTGATCTCTCAAAAATGCGGCGTGCCGTATCTCTATCGTTTTGAACTGATGGGGACACAGCAGGACGTAGAGAACGTGCGTAAAGGAGTGAACGAATTTTGGCAACGACAACCGCAGAACGTGTAA
- the mprA gene encoding transcriptional repressor MprA, with translation MDSSFTPIEQMLKFRASRHEEFPYQEILLTRLCMHMQGKLLENRNKMLKAQGINETLFMALITLESQEDHSIQPSELSCALGSSRTNATRIADELEKRGWIERRESDNDRRCLHLQLTDKGHEFLREVLPPQHNCLHQLWSALSTTERDQLEHITRKLLTRLDQMDEDGAILEALR, from the coding sequence ATGGATAGTTCGTTTACGCCCATTGAACAAATGCTTAAATTCCGCGCCAGTCGTCATGAGGAGTTCCCGTATCAGGAAATCCTGTTGACCCGCCTGTGCATGCACATGCAAGGTAAACTGCTGGAAAATCGCAATAAAATGCTGAAAGCTCAAGGGATTAACGAGACGTTGTTTATGGCGTTGATTACGCTGGAGTCTCAGGAAGATCACAGTATTCAGCCTTCTGAACTGAGTTGCGCGCTGGGTTCATCCCGCACCAATGCAACCCGTATCGCTGATGAACTGGAAAAACGCGGCTGGATCGAGCGCCGTGAAAGCGACAACGACCGCCGTTGCTTGCATTTGCAACTGACCGACAAAGGTCACGAATTCCTGCGTGAGGTGCTGCCACCTCAGCACAACTGTCTGCATCAACTCTGGTCCGCGCTTAGCACCACCGAACGCGACCAACTTGAGCACATCACTCGCAAGCTTCTCACCCGTCTGGACCAGATGGATGAAGACGGTGCTATTCTCGAGGCACTGCGCTAA
- the stpA gene encoding DNA-binding protein StpA, with product MSLTLQNLNNIRTLRALAREFPIDVLEEMLEKVRIVTEEKRNEQAEFEQQRAEQQDKINALLERMKADGISPSDLLGSEVNLVGQQVKKRKIREAKYRFTDTNGEEKTWTGQGRTPKPIAAALANGKSLDDFLI from the coding sequence ATGTCTTTGACGTTACAGAATCTTAATAATATCCGCACGCTTCGCGCGCTGGCGCGTGAATTCCCTATTGATGTTCTTGAAGAAATGCTGGAAAAAGTCAGGATCGTTACTGAAGAGAAACGTAATGAACAGGCGGAATTTGAGCAGCAGCGTGCTGAGCAGCAGGATAAAATTAATGCTCTGCTGGAACGCATGAAAGCCGATGGTATTTCACCTTCCGATCTGCTGGGTTCTGAAGTGAACCTCGTGGGTCAGCAAGTGAAAAAACGCAAAATCCGTGAAGCGAAGTACCGTTTTACTGACACTAACGGTGAAGAGAAGACCTGGACGGGTCAGGGCCGTACGCCTAAACCGATTGCCGCTGCACTGGCAAACGGTAAATCACTGGATGATTTTCTGATTTAA
- the proV gene encoding glycine betaine/L-proline ABC transporter ATP-binding protein ProV, translated as MAIKLEVKNLYKVFGEHPQRAFKYIEKGLSKEQILEKTGLSLGVKDASLAIEEGEIFVIMGLSGSGKSTMVRLLNRLIEPTRGQVLIDGIDIAKISDAELREVRRKKIAMVFQSFALMPHMTVLENTAFGMELAGVAAQERHEKALDALRQVGLENYAHGYPDELSGGMRQRVGLARALAINPDILLMDEAFSALDPLIRTEMQDELVKLQAKHQRTIVFISHDLDEAMRIGDRIAIMQNGEVVQVGTPDEILNNPANDYVRTFFRGVDISQVFSAKDIARRSPNGIIRKTPGFGPRSALKVLQDEDREFGYVIERGNKFVGIVSIESLKNALSESQGIDAALIDSPLAVDAETPLSELLSHVGQAPCAVPVIGEEQQYVGIISKGMLLKALDREGANNG; from the coding sequence ATGGCAATTAAATTAGAAGTTAAAAATCTCTATAAAGTATTTGGCGAGCATCCACAGCGAGCGTTCAAATATATTGAAAAAGGACTTTCAAAAGAGCAAATTCTGGAAAAAACAGGGCTATCGCTTGGCGTTAAAGACGCCAGTCTGGCCATTGAAGAAGGCGAGATTTTCGTCATCATGGGGTTATCCGGTTCGGGTAAATCCACTATGGTTCGCCTTCTCAATCGCCTGATTGAACCCACCCGCGGGCAAGTACTGATTGACGGTATTGATATTGCAAAAATATCTGATGCCGAGCTCCGTGAGGTGCGCAGAAAAAAGATTGCGATGGTGTTTCAGTCATTCGCGCTAATGCCACATATGACGGTACTGGAAAATACCGCCTTTGGCATGGAATTAGCGGGCGTTGCGGCACAAGAACGCCATGAAAAAGCCCTGGATGCATTACGTCAGGTTGGGCTGGAGAATTATGCCCACGGATATCCGGATGAACTTTCCGGAGGGATGCGACAGCGCGTCGGTCTGGCTCGTGCATTGGCAATTAATCCCGACATATTATTAATGGATGAGGCGTTCTCGGCGCTCGATCCATTAATTCGTACAGAGATGCAGGATGAACTGGTAAAACTGCAAGCCAAACATCAACGTACTATTGTATTTATTTCCCACGATCTCGATGAAGCGATGCGTATTGGCGACAGAATTGCCATTATGCAAAATGGCGAAGTCGTACAGGTTGGTACACCGGATGAAATTCTGAATAACCCGGCGAATGATTATGTTCGAACCTTCTTCCGTGGCGTGGATATTAGTCAGGTATTTAGTGCCAAAGATATTGCCCGCCGCAGCCCGAACGGCATTATCCGCAAAACCCCTGGCTTTGGCCCGCGATCTGCACTGAAAGTATTGCAGGACGAAGATCGTGAGTTTGGCTATGTCATCGAACGCGGCAACAAATTTGTCGGCATTGTCTCCATCGAGTCCCTGAAAAATGCGCTTAGCGAAAGCCAGGGAATTGATGCGGCGCTTATCGACTCTCCGCTTGCCGTAGACGCCGAAACGCCGCTCAGCGAACTGCTCTCCCATGTAGGCCAGGCGCCTTGTGCCGTTCCGGTTATTGGGGAAGAGCAACAGTACGTTGGCATCATCTCAAAAGGGATGCTGCTGAAAGCTTTAGATCGCGAGGGGGCAAACAATGGCTGA
- a CDS encoding MFS transporter, whose translation MTNTSHELSPPLILLMSVATGLAVASNYYAQPLLDTIANAFSLSASSAGFIVTAAQLGYAAGLLFLVPLGDMFERRMLIVSMTLLAAGGMLITASSQSLTMMIIGTALTGLFSVVAQILVPLAATLAAPEKRGKVVGTIMSGLLLGILLARTVAGLLASLGGWRTVYWVASVLMVIMALALWRGLPKVKQENHLNYPQLLGSVFSLFTQDKLLRTRALLGCFTFANFSILWTSMAFLLASPPFNYSEGVIGLFGLAGAAGALGARPAGGFADKGKSHLTTTSGLVLLLLSWGAIWYGHTSVLALIVGILVLDLTVQGVHITNQTVIYRVKPEARNRLTAGYMTSYFIGGAAGSLISASAWQHSGWSGVCAAGTIVAALNLLVWWRGYHRQEAIQ comes from the coding sequence ATGACAAACACTTCTCACGAACTTAGCCCGCCGCTGATCCTGTTAATGTCCGTGGCAACGGGCCTTGCAGTTGCCAGTAACTATTACGCGCAGCCTCTTCTGGACACCATTGCGAACGCCTTTTCGCTGTCAGCCAGTTCAGCCGGTTTTATCGTCACCGCCGCTCAACTGGGGTACGCCGCTGGCCTGCTTTTCCTCGTCCCACTGGGCGATATGTTTGAGCGTCGAATGTTGATTGTCTCTATGACGCTACTGGCTGCTGGCGGCATGCTGATTACCGCCAGCAGTCAGTCCCTGACAATGATGATTATCGGGACTGCGCTGACAGGGCTGTTCTCCGTCGTGGCCCAGATCCTGGTTCCCCTGGCGGCAACGCTCGCCGCACCAGAAAAGCGCGGAAAAGTTGTAGGCACAATCATGAGCGGCCTGCTTCTGGGGATCTTACTGGCTCGTACCGTCGCTGGGTTACTTGCCAGCCTGGGCGGCTGGCGCACCGTCTATTGGGTGGCAAGCGTACTGATGGTCATCATGGCGCTGGCGCTTTGGCGCGGCTTGCCGAAAGTGAAGCAGGAGAACCATCTCAACTACCCTCAGCTTCTCGGCTCCGTGTTCAGCTTATTTACACAAGATAAACTGCTGCGTACACGCGCATTGCTGGGGTGTTTCACCTTCGCCAACTTCAGTATTTTGTGGACATCGATGGCCTTCCTGCTAGCCTCTCCGCCCTTCAACTACTCCGAAGGCGTTATTGGTCTGTTTGGCCTCGCCGGTGCTGCCGGTGCACTGGGTGCGCGCCCGGCGGGCGGGTTCGCCGATAAAGGGAAATCGCACCTGACGACGACCTCGGGTCTGGTTTTACTCCTGCTTTCGTGGGGGGCTATCTGGTATGGGCATACCTCGGTACTGGCACTGATTGTCGGGATCCTGGTACTCGACCTCACCGTGCAGGGCGTGCATATCACCAATCAGACCGTGATTTACCGCGTGAAGCCTGAGGCGAGAAACCGTCTAACGGCCGGGTATATGACCAGCTATTTTATCGGTGGTGCGGCTGGTTCATTGATTTCAGCATCGGCATGGCAACATTCAGGCTGGAGTGGCGTTTGTGCCGCCGGGACGATTGTTGCTGCGTTGAATCTGCTGGTCTGGTGGCGCGGGTATCATCGCCAGGAGGCGATTCAGTAA